The following proteins come from a genomic window of Solea solea chromosome 3, fSolSol10.1, whole genome shotgun sequence:
- the atxn7l1 gene encoding ataxin-7-like protein 1 isoform X1, whose amino-acid sequence MHSKNQKRHGSPLPSRSPLVPMKPKAPPAVAPSPGDTLAFRVPKEFPHSRFSKAPLAVYPPKGARNKTCVSLPVVSLKKMPCLSRGDPTSQVRLTPAPSSSSSYSPSSSLKPASLTPPASQRSGEKLTNGRGSSSSSGPSTPRSATPPSSLDRRPSPSRSPLDRQLSSTPSPSTLDRKPSPSTLLSQRSGAASSLSSILSSSPLEKKQQNGTKASSKSHRRLSGRVFDPNKHCGVQDPETKRPCTRSLTCKTHSLTHRRAVPGRRKHFNILLAEHKGRAKETEKDGEGVQGAKERCGQTTATQESPSKPSCPNGRPLSTLKLRLANAHIPRVPGGYVNATSSSVPPAPAPAVAANPELSPLSWVTAAGDESRVSSDEGEAETPDDTDRPAVLYSNRHPQPLGFCVYSSRLLGRGHYVFDRRWDRMRLALQSMVEKHLNAQMWRKVPLASDSLLPLSSSGTSSVPPQQTSSPTSVASPLLASPSDSLSCTASSTQSTAGVLCVQAHAPFSTPGKARNSAHKTSRPSKDKEDSDVGSKKRKNSSFSSSSSSLSSPPPSLCLTVDNHKRNGSSYHPTLQSSGAAAAAASPFKKKGVERGGGSGLWHGGDDWLSRSDASQSLNSQSSRSLGSTSVPYTSREPASAAHQPLAPPSAPLAYGGGVEGRKRRSPSSYRGKTGKLSKPGDLESLFGKGNDIGGILTYGPESPRQAKLHH is encoded by the exons AGAAACGCCATggctcccccctcccctcccgcAGCCCGCTGGTCCCCATGAAGCCCAAAGCGCCGCCAGCAGTGGCCCCCAGTCCCGGGGACACGCTGGCCTTCAGGGTCCCGAAAGAGTTCCCTCACTCCCGCTTCAGCAAGGCACCGCTCGCCGTCTATCCGCCGAAGGGGGCGCGGAACAAAACATG CGTGTCTCTTCCAGTAGTAAGCCTCAAGAAGATGCCCTGCCTCAGTCGAGGTGACCCGACGTCCCAAGTGCGCCTCACCCCCGCtccctcctcgtcttcctcctatTCCCCGTCGTCCTCCCTCAAACCCGCGTCCCTCACTCCCCCGGCCTCTCAGCGCTCCGGCGAGAAGCTCACGAATGgccgtggcagcagcagcagcagtgggccGTCCACACCGCGCTCCGCCACGCCTCCGTCTTCTCTGGACAGGAGGCCCAGTCCGTCGCGGTCGCCCCTGGACAGACAGCTGTCGTCCACGCCTTCTCCTTCCACGCTCGACCGGAAACCCTCCCCGTCAACTTTGCTTTCACAGCGATCTGGCGCcgcgtcgtcgttatcgtcaaTACTGTCGTCTTCGCCGttggaaaagaaacaacagaacGGGACGAAGGCGTCCTCCAAGTCACACAGGAGACTGTCAG GGAGAGTGTTTGATCCCAACAAGCACTGTGGAGTCCAGGATCCAGAGACCAAACGACCCTGCACGCGGTCTCTCACCTGCAAG ACTCACTCGCTAACCCACCGACGAGCCGTCCCCGGTCGCAGGAAACACTTCAACATCCTCCTGGCGGAACACAAGGGACGAGCGAAAGAGACGGAGAAGGACGGGGAAGGCGTGCAGGGAGCGAAGGAACGCTGCGGCCAGACTACCGCTACACAGGAGAGTCCCAGCAAGCCTAGCTGCCCCAACGGTCGCCCTCTGTCCACGCTCAAACTTCGGCTGGCAAACGCTCACATACCGAG GGTCCCGGGGGGCTACGTCAACGCCACCTCCAGTTCTGTGCCCCCAGCACCGGCCCCTGCTGTGGCCGCTAACCCCGAGCTATCCCCTCTCAGCTGGGTGACGGCAGCGGGAGACGAAAGTCGGGTTTCCAGCGATGAGGGAGAGGCTGAGACTCCAGACGACACGGACCGACCTGCCGTTCTCTACTCTAATCGCCACCCGCAGCCTTTAGGG ttTTGCGTATACAGCAGCCGGCTCCTGGGACGTGGCCACTACGTGTTTGACAGGCGATGGGACAGGATGAGGCTGGCGCTGCAGAGCATGGTGGAGAAACACCTCAATGCACAGATGTGGAG GAAAGTGCCTCTGGCTTCCGAcagcctcctccccctctcctcctctggtaCCTCCTCCGTCCCTCCTCAGCAGACCTCGTCTCCCACATCTGTCGCTTCTCCTCTCCTCGCCTCCCCCTCGGACTCCCTGTCCTGTACCGCCAGCTCCACCCAGTCCACAGCCGGTGTGCTGTGCGTCCAAGCCCACGCCCCCTTTTCTACACCGGGCAAAGCCCGTAACAGCGCCCATAAAACCAGCCGCCCATCCAAAGACAAGGAGGACTCCGACGTAGGATCTAAGAAGAGAAAGaactcttccttctcctcctcctcctcctccctttcctctcctccgccGTCTTTGTGTTTGACTGTGGATAATCACAAGAGGAACGGCAGCAGCTATCATCCTACTTTACAAAGTTCAGGAGCGGCCGCTGCCGCTGCCTCCCCGTTCAAGAAAAAGGGAGTGGAGCGCGGCGGAGGAAGCGGGCTTTGGCACGGCGGAGATGACTGGCTGTCGAGATCTGACGCATCCCAAAGCCTGAACTCGCAGAGCAG TCGCAGTCTTGGCAGCACCAGTGTACCATACACATCCAGAGAGCCTGCCTCCGCAGCCCATCAGCCCCTGGCTCCGCCCTCTGCACCGCTGGCTTATGGGGGAGGAGtggaggggaggaagaggaggagtccGAGTTCCTACAGAGGAAAGACCGGCAAGCTGAGCAAGCCGGGCGATCTGGAGAGCCTCTTTGGTAAAGGAAATGACATTGGGGGCATACTGACATATGGACCTGAATCGCCGCGACAG gCCAAGTTGCATCACTGA